One genomic region from Lacerta agilis isolate rLacAgi1 chromosome 13, rLacAgi1.pri, whole genome shotgun sequence encodes:
- the MEX3B gene encoding RNA-binding protein MEX3B — translation MPSSLFADMERNGSGGGGGGGGGGGETLDDQRALQIALDQLSLLGLDNDETGSLYDNEPRKKSVNMTECVPVPSSEHVAEIVGRQGCKIKALRAKTNTYIKTPVRGEEPLFVVTGRKEDVAMARREIISAAEHFSMIRASRNKNTVLNGTVPSPPNLPGQTTIQVRVPYRVVGLVVGPKGATIKRIQQQTHTYIVTPSRDKEPVFEVTGMPENVDRAREEIEAHIAMRTGGIIELTDDNDFHANGTDVGFELGGAGSLWSKPTPPPPPPPPPPPPPPPPPSSSSITPTPGRKPFCSYRNDSSSSLGSASTDSYFGNGGGGGSSSARLADYSPPSPSLSFPHHNGNNNNNGYGVYGGGEVLSSPDCCASELPPFDSPPGFDLAPAPPPGAPLLWSQFERGPSSPGAVAFPAGGGGGAPPANANLALLVSSGGQRRGAGPPPPPPPPTRLSPPLHVGAGGVALEQHPLARRVRSDPGGRLIAYPLYANGLGCHLPGLPSDSSASSSSSSSSSSSSSCSSSGLRRKGSRDCSVCFESEVIAALVPCGHNLFCMECANRICEKTEPQCPVCHSAVTQAIRIFS, via the exons ATGCCCAGCTCCTTGTTTGCCGACATGGAGAGGAATGGGAGCGGAGGAggcggtggtggaggaggaggaggcggggagaCCCTGGATGACCAAAGAGCCCTTCAGATCGCTTTGGATCAGCTCTCCCTGCTGGGCTTGGACAACGACGAGACGGGCTCCCTTTACGACAACGAGCCGCGCAAGAAGAGCGTGAACATGACCGAATGCGTCCCGGTGCCCAGCTCGGAGCATGTCGCCGAGATCGTGGGCAGGCAAG GTTGTAAAATCAAAGCGTTGCGGGCCAAAACCAACACCTACATCAAGACCCCGGTCCGCGGGGAGGAGCCGCTCTTCGTTGTCACGGGCAGGAAGGAAGATGTGGCCATGGCCCGGAGGGAGATCATTTCGGCGGCGGAACACTTCTCCATGATCCGCGCCTCCCGGAACAAAAACACCGTGCTCAACGGCACGGTGCCCAGCCCGCCCAACCTGCCGGGCCAAACCACCATCCAAGTGCGGGTGCCTTACCGGGTGGTGGGCCTCGTGGTGGGGCCCAAGGGGGCCACGATCAAGCGCATCCAGCAACAAACGCACACCTACATAGTGACGCCCAGCCGCGACAAAGAGCCCGTCTTCGAGGTGACGGGCATGCCGGAGAACGTGGACCGCGCGCGGGAGGAGATCGAGGCGCACATCGCCATGCGCACGGGCGGCATCATCGAGCTCACCGACGACAACGACTTCCACGCCAACGGCACCGACGTGGGCTTCGAGCTGGGCGGCGCCGGGAGCCTCTGGAGCAAGCCCACGCcgccccctccgccgccgccccctcctcctcctccgccccctccgccgccCTCCTCTTCCAGCATCACCCCGACGCCGGGCCGCAAGCCCTTCTGCAGCTACCGCAACGACAGCTCCAGCTCGCTGGGCAGCGCTTCCACCGACTCGTACTTCGgcaatggcggcggcggcggcagcagcagcgcccgCTTGGCCGACTACAGCCCGCCCAGCCCGTCGCTCAGCTTCCCGCACCACAacggaaacaacaacaacaacggctacGGCGTCTATGGCGGCGGCGAGGTGCTCTCGTCGCCCGACTGCTGCGCCTCCGAGCTGCCGCCCTTCGATTCCCCGCCCGGCTTCGACTTGGCGCCGGCGCCTCCGCCCGGCGCGCCGCTGCTCTGGTCGCAGTTCGAGCGCGGACCCTCGTCGCCCGGAGCCGTCGCGTTTCCCgccggtggtggcggcggcgcgCCTCCGGCGAACGCCAACCTGGCCTTGCTGGTGAGCAGCGGAGGGCAGAGGCGGGGCGCtgggccgcctcctcctcctcctccccccactcgCCTTTCCCCGCCTCTGCACGTCGGGGCGGGAGGCGTGGCGCTCGAGCAGCACCCGCTGGCGCGCCGGGTGCGCAGCGATCCGGGAGGCCGCCTCATTG CCTACCCCCTGTACGCCAACGGGCTGGGCTGCCACTTGCCGGGCCTGCCGTCCGATTCGTCGGcgtcctcctcctcgtcgtccAGCTCCTCTTCCAGCTCTTCCTGCTCGTCGTCGGGCCTGCGGAGGAAAGGCAGCCGCGAC